Proteins encoded together in one Mycobacterium sp. MS1601 window:
- a CDS encoding SDR family oxidoreductase produces the protein MRYVVTGGTGFIGRNVIRRILQTDSDADVQVLVREVSLGRLDRLGFDERVSPLVADLRELGGLGDIGPVDHVVHCAAIYDLTATADQQRATNVDGTAAVIALCLRLGAVLHHVSSIAVAGTFAGVFSEDDFDLAQQLPTPYHQTKFEAEKLVRSTPGLRFRIYRPGVVVGDSRTGEIDKIDGPYYFFGLLAKLATLPKFTPVALPDMGRMNIVPVDYVADAMVALMRADGYEGQTFHLTAPKSVSPRGLYRALAPAAGLPVIPVAMPDAVAAPFVGARGRWKVWRNVAVTQLGIPAEIFAAADMTSEFTADHTREALRGTGIQAPDLRSYAPALWTFWAQHRGQDPLAGRHVIITGASSGIGRASAVAVAARGATVFALARNGEALDELITEIRTDGGQAHAFTCDVTDSDSVQQTVTEILDRFGHVDYLVNNAGRSIRRSVGASTDRFHDYERVMAVNYFGAVRMVLALLPHWRARQFGHVVNVSSAGVQASSPRYSAYVPTKAALDAFAEVVAAETLSDHVTFTTIHMPLVRTPMIAPSKRLNPIPAITAEHAAAMVVRGLVDKPVRIDTPLGTLGDAGRYLAPKLSRRILHQLYLGYPDSAAARGVAAAPLSVSEGRPRSRSRSLVPRPAKRVARLVPGIHW, from the coding sequence ATGCGCTATGTCGTTACCGGCGGTACCGGGTTCATCGGCCGCAATGTGATCCGCCGGATCCTGCAGACCGACTCTGATGCCGACGTGCAGGTCCTGGTCCGGGAGGTATCGCTGGGCCGCCTCGACCGTCTGGGCTTCGACGAGCGGGTGTCACCGCTGGTCGCTGACCTGCGTGAGCTCGGCGGACTCGGTGATATCGGCCCTGTTGACCACGTGGTGCACTGCGCGGCGATCTACGACCTCACCGCCACCGCTGACCAGCAGCGCGCCACCAATGTCGACGGCACCGCCGCGGTGATCGCCCTGTGCCTGCGACTGGGGGCGGTGCTGCACCACGTGTCGTCGATCGCCGTGGCAGGGACGTTTGCCGGCGTGTTCTCCGAGGACGACTTCGACCTGGCCCAGCAGTTGCCGACGCCGTATCACCAGACCAAGTTCGAGGCCGAGAAGCTGGTGCGGTCCACGCCGGGACTGCGGTTCCGCATCTACCGCCCCGGCGTGGTGGTGGGTGACTCACGGACCGGGGAGATCGACAAGATCGACGGACCCTACTACTTCTTCGGGTTGCTGGCGAAGCTGGCGACGCTGCCGAAGTTCACCCCGGTGGCGCTGCCGGACATGGGCCGGATGAACATCGTGCCGGTCGACTACGTGGCCGACGCCATGGTCGCTCTGATGCGCGCCGACGGGTACGAGGGGCAGACGTTCCATCTGACGGCCCCGAAATCGGTGAGCCCGCGGGGCCTCTACCGCGCCCTGGCCCCCGCCGCCGGCCTGCCGGTGATTCCGGTGGCCATGCCCGATGCCGTTGCCGCACCGTTTGTCGGCGCCCGCGGTAGATGGAAGGTGTGGCGGAACGTGGCGGTCACACAGTTGGGGATCCCGGCCGAGATCTTCGCCGCCGCGGACATGACCTCGGAGTTCACCGCCGATCACACCCGAGAAGCGCTGCGCGGTACCGGAATCCAAGCCCCCGATTTGCGCTCCTATGCCCCGGCACTGTGGACGTTCTGGGCGCAGCACCGTGGCCAGGATCCGCTGGCCGGGCGGCACGTCATCATCACCGGCGCGTCCAGCGGCATCGGCCGCGCCTCCGCGGTGGCCGTGGCGGCCCGCGGCGCCACGGTGTTCGCGCTGGCCCGCAACGGTGAGGCTCTCGATGAACTGATCACCGAGATCCGCACCGACGGCGGTCAGGCGCATGCGTTCACCTGCGACGTCACCGACTCGGACTCGGTGCAGCAGACCGTCACCGAGATCCTGGACCGCTTCGGCCACGTCGACTACCTGGTGAACAATGCCGGCCGTTCCATCCGTCGCTCCGTCGGCGCGTCCACCGACCGCTTCCACGACTACGAGCGGGTGATGGCGGTGAACTACTTCGGCGCCGTGCGGATGGTGCTGGCGTTGCTGCCGCACTGGCGGGCGCGGCAGTTCGGCCACGTCGTCAACGTCTCCAGCGCCGGCGTACAGGCCAGCTCACCGCGGTACTCGGCCTACGTTCCGACGAAAGCGGCCCTCGACGCGTTCGCCGAAGTGGTGGCTGCCGAGACTCTCTCGGACCACGTGACGTTCACGACCATCCACATGCCACTGGTGCGCACGCCGATGATCGCTCCGTCCAAGCGGCTCAACCCGATTCCCGCGATCACCGCCGAGCATGCCGCGGCCATGGTGGTCCGCGGCCTGGTCGACAAACCCGTGCGTATCGACACCCCGCTGGGCACCCTCGGCGACGCCGGCCGGTATCTGGCGCCGAAGCTGTCGCGACGGATCCTGCACCAGCTGTATCTGGGGTATCCGGACTCCGCGGCCGCACGCGGTGTGGCGGCGGCGCCGCTGTCCGTCTCCGAGGGGCGACCGCGGTCCCGGTCCCGCTCACTGGTGCCGCGCCCGGCGAAACGGGTGGCCCGCTTGGTGCCCGGCATCCACTGGTGA
- a CDS encoding DNA polymerase Y family protein, with protein sequence MARSASRVLAIWCMDWPAVAAALSAELPATAPVAVTLANRVVACSAAARELGVKRALRRREAQARCPDLYVVTADSARDARYFEEITAAVDALVPRAEVLRPGLLVLAVRGAARFFGSEEAAAERLIDAVASGGAECQIGIADQLPTAVFAARAGRIVVPGGDAAFLSGLSIRQLSAEPSLSSPGRADLADLLWRMGIRKLGQFAELSRSDVASRFGADAVLAHRLARAEPMRGPSGREPPADLAAVMNCDPPIDRVDAAAFAGRSLASALHRSLEAAGVGCTRLGIHAVTAKGEELERVWRCAEPLTEDATADRIRWQLDGWLNRRNPGHRPSAPIVTLRLEPVEVVSAGALQLPLWGGLGDEDRLRARRALVRVQGLLGPEAVQIPVLSGGRGPVDRITLTPLGDELVPRSDPAQPWPGQLPEPSPAVVLDEPVELFDAQGKPVRVTGRGLFSADPARLDSPAAKGVRGGSFRGDLQWWAGPWTVDERWWDPQAPSAGHTARVQVLLEGDARAVDCARALLLCYRRRRWYVEGIYE encoded by the coding sequence ATGGCACGGTCTGCCTCCAGGGTGCTGGCCATCTGGTGCATGGATTGGCCCGCGGTGGCTGCGGCGTTGTCGGCGGAGTTACCTGCCACCGCACCCGTGGCGGTCACTTTGGCCAACCGGGTGGTCGCTTGCTCGGCGGCGGCGCGAGAGCTTGGGGTCAAGCGTGCCCTGCGCAGGCGGGAGGCGCAGGCGCGTTGCCCGGATCTGTATGTGGTGACCGCGGATTCGGCGCGTGATGCCCGCTACTTCGAGGAGATCACGGCCGCGGTGGACGCGCTGGTTCCGCGGGCGGAGGTGCTACGGCCGGGTCTGCTGGTGCTGGCGGTGCGCGGGGCGGCGCGGTTCTTCGGCTCGGAGGAGGCTGCCGCCGAGCGGCTCATCGACGCGGTGGCCTCCGGCGGCGCTGAATGTCAGATCGGCATCGCAGATCAGCTGCCCACCGCGGTGTTCGCCGCCAGGGCCGGGCGCATCGTGGTGCCCGGTGGTGATGCGGCCTTCCTTTCGGGGTTGTCCATCAGACAGCTGTCCGCCGAACCCAGCCTCAGCTCGCCCGGCCGCGCTGATCTGGCGGACTTGTTGTGGCGCATGGGTATCCGCAAACTCGGGCAGTTTGCTGAGCTGTCTCGCAGTGACGTCGCATCGAGGTTCGGGGCCGATGCGGTGTTGGCGCACCGACTGGCCCGTGCCGAACCGATGCGGGGGCCGTCCGGGCGCGAGCCGCCGGCGGACCTGGCCGCCGTGATGAACTGTGATCCGCCCATCGACCGGGTAGATGCCGCAGCCTTCGCGGGCCGGTCGCTGGCCAGTGCTCTGCATCGCAGCCTGGAGGCGGCGGGGGTGGGCTGCACCCGGCTGGGCATCCACGCCGTGACGGCCAAAGGCGAAGAGCTGGAACGGGTATGGCGATGTGCCGAACCCCTCACCGAGGATGCCACCGCAGACCGCATCCGCTGGCAGCTCGACGGCTGGCTGAACCGGCGCAATCCCGGTCACCGGCCCAGTGCGCCCATCGTCACGTTGCGGTTGGAGCCGGTGGAGGTGGTCTCGGCCGGGGCGTTGCAACTGCCGCTGTGGGGTGGTCTCGGTGACGAGGACCGGTTGCGGGCTCGCCGGGCGTTGGTCCGGGTGCAGGGTCTGCTGGGGCCCGAGGCGGTGCAAATCCCGGTGCTCAGTGGTGGCCGTGGCCCGGTTGACCGGATCACGTTGACGCCGCTGGGAGATGAGCTGGTGCCCCGGTCGGACCCGGCGCAGCCCTGGCCGGGACAGCTGCCGGAACCGTCGCCCGCGGTGGTCCTCGACGAGCCGGTGGAGTTGTTCGACGCTCAGGGCAAGCCGGTGCGGGTCACCGGTCGCGGGTTGTTCAGTGCTGATCCGGCCAGACTGGATTCGCCTGCGGCGAAAGGGGTTCGAGGGGGATCGTTCCGCGGTGACCTGCAGTGGTGGGCGGGGCCGTGGACGGTCGACGAGCGGTGGTGGGATCCGCAGGCACCGTCGGCGGGTCACACTGCGCGCGTTCAAGTCTTGCTGGAAGGTGACGCCCGGGCTGTCGACTGCGCCCGGGCGTTGCTGCTGTGTTACCGCCGCAGGCGCTGGTATGTGGAAGGGATCTACGAATAG
- a CDS encoding MarR family winged helix-turn-helix transcriptional regulator, producing MATLRLDDHLCFALYAASRAVAAAYRPLLTEFGITYPQYLVLIVLRDDGAMSVRELGERLQLDSGTLSPLLKRMETAGLLVRQRSELDERSVHVDLTRAGRQLEVKVRCVPERLAELVGDSGWTEADIVKLRDDVNRLTALVRQDEEPDK from the coding sequence ATGGCGACACTGAGGCTCGACGATCACCTGTGTTTCGCGCTGTACGCCGCGTCACGCGCGGTGGCCGCCGCGTACCGGCCGCTACTGACCGAGTTCGGTATCACCTATCCGCAGTACCTGGTACTCATCGTGCTGCGCGATGACGGAGCCATGAGTGTCCGTGAGCTGGGGGAGCGGCTGCAGCTCGATTCGGGCACCCTCTCGCCGCTGTTGAAGCGGATGGAGACGGCCGGACTGCTGGTGCGGCAGCGCTCCGAACTCGACGAGCGTTCGGTGCACGTCGACCTCACCCGGGCCGGTCGCCAACTCGAGGTCAAGGTGCGGTGCGTGCCGGAGCGGCTCGCCGAGTTGGTCGGTGACTCCGGTTGGACCGAGGCCGACATCGTCAAACTCCGCGATGACGTCAACCGGCTCACCGCGCTGGTGCGCCAAGACGAAGAACCCGACAAGTAA
- a CDS encoding flavin-containing monooxygenase — protein MTVARTPIHDTLIVGAGFTGIGAAIKLRQAGVDDFVILERSDRVGGTWRDNTYPGAACDIPSLLYSFSFAPNPNWSRSYSPADEIRTHIEDMVATHRLTDHIRFGTELTGLSFDDASGTWTAHTQRRNIFRARTVILAAGPLPDHKLPDIRGRDTYQGTVIHSANWDHDYDFTGKRVAVVGTGASAVQIVPELVKQAGFVKVFQRTPGWVLPRLDIDTPPLARQLFTRVPAAQRLARQALYWGHEVSATALVWDTPLTSLVARLGKLHLRATVKDPWLRRQLTPDFRPGCKRMLMSSDYYPALQKDNCKLIDWPIATMSPVGIRTSDGVEHHLDCIVFATGYDVHLTGPPFPVRGLGGRLLADEWSGGAQAYKSVNTHGYPNLFIMTGPNSGPGHNSLLVYVEGQLDYAMSGITTILGDDLAYLDVRKEVQQRYNAALQKRLTRTTWMSGCSSWYLTADGFNASMYPGFATQYLRQMHEFRRSDYTAVSRTASVRVLAHSSA, from the coding sequence ATGACCGTGGCACGCACCCCGATTCACGACACCCTGATCGTCGGCGCTGGATTCACCGGTATCGGCGCGGCCATCAAACTCCGTCAGGCCGGCGTCGATGACTTCGTGATCCTGGAGCGAAGCGACCGGGTGGGCGGCACCTGGCGCGACAACACCTACCCCGGCGCTGCCTGTGACATCCCGTCGCTGTTGTACTCGTTCTCGTTCGCACCCAACCCGAACTGGTCACGCTCCTACTCCCCCGCCGACGAGATCCGCACCCACATCGAGGACATGGTGGCGACCCATCGGCTCACCGATCACATCCGGTTCGGCACCGAACTCACCGGACTGTCCTTCGATGACGCCTCCGGCACCTGGACCGCACACACACAGCGTCGCAACATCTTCCGCGCCCGAACCGTCATCCTGGCCGCCGGCCCGCTGCCCGATCACAAACTGCCCGACATCCGCGGCCGTGACACCTATCAGGGCACCGTGATCCACAGCGCGAACTGGGATCACGACTACGACTTCACCGGCAAGCGTGTCGCCGTCGTCGGCACCGGCGCCAGCGCTGTTCAGATCGTGCCCGAACTGGTCAAACAGGCCGGGTTCGTCAAGGTGTTCCAGCGCACCCCGGGCTGGGTGCTGCCCCGCCTCGACATCGACACCCCGCCCCTGGCCCGGCAGCTGTTCACCAGAGTTCCTGCCGCCCAACGACTTGCACGTCAAGCGCTGTACTGGGGTCACGAGGTCAGCGCTACCGCGCTGGTCTGGGACACTCCGCTGACGTCGCTGGTGGCGCGGCTGGGCAAGCTCCACCTGCGCGCGACCGTCAAGGACCCGTGGCTGCGCCGCCAGCTGACCCCTGACTTCCGCCCCGGATGCAAGCGGATGCTGATGTCCAGCGACTACTACCCCGCGTTGCAGAAAGACAACTGCAAACTCATCGACTGGCCCATCGCCACCATGAGCCCGGTGGGTATCCGCACCAGCGACGGAGTGGAGCACCACCTGGACTGCATTGTCTTCGCCACCGGATACGACGTGCACCTCACCGGCCCCCCGTTCCCGGTCCGGGGACTCGGAGGGCGGCTGCTGGCTGACGAATGGTCAGGCGGCGCACAGGCATACAAGAGTGTGAACACTCACGGTTATCCCAACCTGTTCATCATGACCGGCCCCAATTCCGGGCCGGGCCACAACTCTCTGCTGGTGTACGTCGAGGGCCAACTCGACTACGCCATGTCGGGCATCACCACCATTCTCGGTGACGACCTGGCCTACCTCGATGTCCGCAAGGAGGTTCAGCAGCGCTACAACGCCGCACTGCAGAAGCGCCTGACCAGGACAACTTGGATGTCGGGCTGCAGCAGCTGGTACCTGACAGCCGACGGTTTCAACGCGTCGATGTACCCGGGCTTCGCCACCCAGTATCTTCGACAGATGCACGAATTCCGGCGAAGCGACTACACCGCGGTGAGCAGGACGGCGTCCGTGCGCGTCCTAGCGCACTCTTCCGCCTGA
- a CDS encoding organic hydroperoxide resistance protein gives MKTLYTAEALATGDGRDGHAATSDGKVELDLSIPKEMGGSGTGTNPEQLFAIGYAACYHSALRLVAREAKADVSDSAVGAKVKLGALDGGGFGLAVELEITLPHVDHDTATELANKAHQVCPYSNATRGNIEVTLTVTDD, from the coding sequence ATGAAGACGCTCTACACCGCTGAAGCTCTTGCCACCGGCGACGGGCGTGACGGTCACGCCGCCACCTCCGACGGCAAAGTCGAACTGGACTTGTCCATCCCGAAAGAGATGGGCGGCAGCGGAACCGGTACCAATCCCGAGCAACTGTTCGCCATCGGTTACGCGGCCTGCTATCACTCCGCGCTGCGACTGGTGGCCCGTGAGGCCAAAGCCGATGTCAGCGATTCCGCCGTCGGGGCCAAAGTGAAGCTCGGCGCTCTCGACGGCGGCGGCTTCGGTCTGGCCGTCGAACTGGAGATCACGCTGCCGCATGTCGACCACGACACCGCGACCGAGCTGGCGAACAAGGCGCACCAGGTGTGCCCCTACTCGAACGCCACGCGCGGCAACATCGAGGTGACTTTGACGGTTACCGACGACTGA
- a CDS encoding nucleoside hydrolase — MTTAESARTTPVFVDVDTGVDDAMALAYLLASDGVEIVGVASTGGNVPMEQVCENNLGFLELCNAADIPVSAGAPQPLAIPLRTAEDTHGPLGLGYAELPATDRRLTEHDAATAWVRAAQAHPGELVAVACGPLTNLALAMRKEPSLPRLLRRLVIMGGAFGYKGNTTPVSEWNINVDPEAAAEVFSGWGAAWGLDTPAHLPIVLGLNLTERVAMTPTGVARLAAAAESATVTMSVLDSRGTRSAAANPLIRVLEDALRFYFEFHYDQGEGYLAHVHDPLAAAVALDPSLVRTVATTVDVELVGTLTRGMTVADWSGIWGREHNALIGVDVDPAVFFERFIDRVGRYARGLV, encoded by the coding sequence ATGACGACGGCGGAATCGGCGCGGACCACCCCGGTTTTCGTCGACGTCGACACCGGCGTGGACGATGCGATGGCGCTGGCGTACCTGTTGGCCAGCGACGGTGTCGAGATCGTCGGTGTCGCCTCGACGGGCGGAAACGTCCCGATGGAGCAGGTGTGCGAGAACAACCTGGGGTTCCTCGAGTTGTGTAATGCCGCGGACATCCCGGTCTCGGCTGGTGCGCCGCAGCCACTGGCGATCCCGTTACGCACCGCGGAGGACACGCACGGGCCGCTGGGTCTCGGTTATGCCGAACTGCCCGCCACCGACCGCCGGCTCACCGAGCACGATGCGGCAACCGCGTGGGTGCGGGCAGCGCAGGCGCATCCAGGTGAGCTGGTCGCGGTGGCGTGCGGCCCGCTGACCAATCTGGCGCTGGCCATGCGCAAGGAACCGTCCCTGCCGCGCCTGTTGCGCAGGCTGGTCATCATGGGTGGCGCCTTCGGGTACAAGGGCAACACCACCCCGGTGTCGGAGTGGAACATCAACGTCGACCCCGAGGCCGCGGCCGAGGTGTTCAGCGGATGGGGCGCCGCATGGGGGTTGGACACCCCTGCGCATCTCCCGATCGTGTTGGGGCTCAACCTGACCGAGCGTGTCGCCATGACCCCGACCGGTGTTGCCCGGTTGGCGGCGGCCGCCGAGTCGGCCACTGTGACGATGAGTGTGTTGGACTCACGCGGCACCCGCTCGGCGGCGGCCAACCCCTTGATTCGCGTGCTCGAGGATGCCCTGCGGTTCTACTTCGAGTTCCACTACGACCAGGGCGAGGGCTACCTGGCTCATGTGCACGATCCGCTGGCCGCCGCGGTGGCACTGGATCCGAGCCTGGTGCGCACCGTGGCCACGACGGTGGACGTGGAGTTGGTGGGCACACTGACCCGCGGGATGACAGTGGCCGACTGGAGCGGCATCTGGGGCCGCGAGCACAACGCCCTGATCGGGGTGGACGTGGACCCGGCGGTGTTCTTCGAGCGATTCATCGACCGGGTGGGCCGCTACGCACGCGGGCTGGTGTAA
- a CDS encoding SDR family NAD(P)-dependent oxidoreductase, with protein sequence MSMFSSRRSRDGDAVVTGAGSGIGAAFAIELANRGNRVICSDIDEVAAQHTTQAICDQGGSARAIRCDVTELDDVHHLATQAQSWFGGAPTLMINNAGVGAGGQPVGDIPIEDWQWTLGVNLWGPIHGCHVFTPILRDAGGPRGIINVASAASFGAAPGMAAYNVSKAAVLSLSETMAAELSGTGVDVTVLCPTFVKTNIVAAGRITPNSTQLADRLMRWTGFSAARVARMCLDTHDRGGLYCMPQPDAWIGWNVKRLAPATYTRAVGLAARLANQ encoded by the coding sequence ATGTCCATGTTCTCCTCTCGGCGCAGCCGAGACGGTGACGCCGTGGTGACCGGAGCCGGGAGCGGCATCGGTGCCGCCTTCGCCATCGAACTCGCCAACCGTGGAAACCGGGTTATCTGCAGCGACATCGACGAAGTGGCCGCACAGCACACCACCCAGGCCATCTGCGACCAGGGCGGCTCGGCCCGGGCAATCCGCTGTGATGTCACCGAACTGGACGACGTGCACCACCTCGCCACCCAAGCGCAGTCCTGGTTCGGCGGCGCGCCCACCCTGATGATCAACAATGCCGGCGTCGGAGCAGGCGGCCAACCCGTGGGAGACATCCCGATCGAAGACTGGCAGTGGACGCTCGGGGTGAACCTGTGGGGCCCCATCCACGGATGCCATGTGTTCACCCCCATCCTGCGTGACGCAGGCGGCCCCCGCGGGATCATCAACGTCGCCTCGGCCGCGTCGTTCGGCGCGGCACCGGGCATGGCCGCCTACAACGTCAGCAAGGCGGCGGTGCTCTCACTGTCGGAGACCATGGCCGCCGAATTGTCCGGCACCGGCGTGGATGTCACGGTACTGTGTCCGACCTTCGTCAAGACCAACATCGTCGCAGCCGGCCGCATCACGCCCAACTCGACGCAACTGGCCGATCGCCTGATGCGCTGGACCGGGTTCAGCGCAGCACGGGTGGCCCGTATGTGCCTGGACACCCATGACCGCGGAGGCCTGTACTGCATGCCGCAACCCGATGCCTGGATCGGATGGAACGTCAAACGTCTTGCCCCTGCCACCTACACCCGTGCCGTCGGCCTGGCCGCACGTCTGGCCAACCAGTAA
- a CDS encoding reductase has product MDMDMMLAKIKDRQWALADIDWNAPGAELITDEQRPKLKAFMADLCWIENIGARGFAALAKKAPTPTIAEIYRYFHAEEQRHANAELALMKRWGMLDDGEMPEPNVNIRLAIEWLDRYADGMSLSILGTVIPMLEVALDGALLKFLLDEVDDPVCHQVFEKINNDESRHIAVDFEVLNMIGFADARKLAIEFVGTVATPSLIIGALMYVPLLNRIRNEIIGMGMEPDMLYNAVKRFKKLGERGEHTWRVPTYQILKLHSRAVVNPRNPYHLLANSMVWLSDRYPRPLLRPIPSWFKELTHEPAA; this is encoded by the coding sequence ATGGACATGGATATGATGCTCGCCAAGATCAAGGACAGGCAGTGGGCGCTGGCCGACATCGACTGGAACGCACCGGGTGCCGAGCTGATCACCGACGAGCAGCGCCCCAAGCTCAAGGCCTTCATGGCCGATCTGTGCTGGATCGAGAACATCGGGGCGCGCGGCTTTGCCGCACTGGCCAAGAAGGCGCCCACCCCCACCATCGCCGAGATCTACCGCTACTTCCACGCCGAGGAGCAACGGCACGCCAATGCCGAACTGGCACTGATGAAACGCTGGGGCATGCTCGACGACGGCGAGATGCCCGAGCCGAACGTGAACATCCGACTGGCCATCGAATGGCTGGACCGCTACGCCGACGGGATGTCACTGTCCATACTGGGCACCGTCATCCCGATGCTGGAGGTGGCCCTGGACGGCGCGCTGTTGAAGTTCCTCCTCGACGAAGTGGACGATCCGGTGTGCCATCAGGTGTTCGAGAAGATCAACAACGACGAATCCCGGCACATCGCCGTCGATTTCGAGGTGCTGAACATGATCGGCTTCGCGGACGCGCGCAAGCTCGCCATCGAGTTCGTCGGCACCGTGGCCACCCCCAGCCTGATCATCGGGGCGCTGATGTATGTGCCGCTGCTCAACCGGATCCGCAACGAGATCATCGGCATGGGCATGGAGCCGGATATGCTCTACAACGCCGTCAAACGGTTCAAGAAACTCGGCGAGCGTGGGGAACACACCTGGCGGGTGCCGACCTATCAGATCCTCAAACTGCACTCGCGCGCCGTGGTGAACCCGCGCAACCCCTACCACTTGCTGGCCAATTCCATGGTGTGGCTGTCCGACCGGTATCCACGGCCCCTGCTGCGTCCCATTCCCAGCTGGTTCAAAGAACTCACCCACGAACCGGCGGCATGA
- a CDS encoding histidine phosphatase family protein, with product MPRLVAPALVLMVVLSACGSEPAPPESITLTFVRHAQSQANASGLIDTSVPGPGITADGERQAQQVAEELRSKDFDGIYASSMVRTQQTAAPLAEDLGEQVDVLPGLQEIPAGWFEGTSEADAAATYFLAPSQWLQGQRNARIPGAIDGNEFNDDFTAAVQRIYDSGDKNAVAFSHGAAIMMWTQMNVTNSDGQLLMSHPLPNVGQVVIEGNPVTGWQLVSWDGLSTM from the coding sequence ATGCCCAGGTTGGTCGCACCGGCTTTGGTGCTGATGGTTGTCCTCAGTGCCTGCGGGTCCGAGCCGGCGCCGCCGGAGTCGATCACCCTGACCTTCGTCAGGCACGCCCAGTCGCAGGCCAACGCGTCCGGGCTGATCGACACGTCGGTACCGGGGCCCGGTATCACCGCCGACGGTGAACGGCAGGCTCAGCAGGTGGCAGAGGAGCTGCGCAGCAAGGACTTCGACGGGATCTACGCCTCGTCGATGGTCCGCACGCAGCAGACGGCGGCACCTCTGGCCGAGGATCTCGGTGAGCAGGTGGATGTGCTTCCGGGTCTGCAGGAGATCCCCGCCGGCTGGTTCGAGGGCACCTCTGAAGCCGACGCCGCGGCCACCTACTTTCTGGCGCCCTCGCAGTGGCTGCAGGGGCAACGGAATGCGCGGATTCCCGGTGCGATCGACGGCAACGAGTTCAACGACGATTTCACCGCGGCGGTGCAGCGCATCTACGACAGCGGCGACAAGAACGCCGTCGCCTTCTCCCACGGCGCAGCCATCATGATGTGGACGCAGATGAACGTCACCAATTCCGATGGTCAGCTGCTGATGTCGCATCCGCTGCCCAATGTCGGCCAGGTGGTGATCGAGGGCAACCCGGTGACCGGCTGGCAGCTGGTCAGTTGGGACGGGCTTTCGACCATGTGA
- a CDS encoding alpha/beta hydrolase: MDPIPGRGSVRSRVAARVSALTLRQISAVLPPDKAWGLWVSRRIVASVMETFGPSLSGVTIDHIDDTLPDGRRVLGDWITTTASDTESVIYYLHGSGYAVCSAHTHRRLAGWLSRLTGLPVFCPDYRLAPQHPFPAAADDIHAGWDWLRTVRGANHIVVAGDSAGGHLAVDLVLHHGAAHPTALVLFSPLVDLTFARARTRERLRPDPAIRSADAARLVAMYWQGMDSTHPRLCHDLTGRADLPPLLIQAGGTEMLAADAHHLAQNWSGDCRLQVWPDQVHVFQALPRLTPEARPAMQEVASFIRDALAHNTVDSIAG; the protein is encoded by the coding sequence ATGGACCCGATTCCCGGTCGTGGATCTGTCCGATCCCGAGTCGCAGCCCGCGTCAGCGCACTGACTCTGCGTCAGATCAGCGCCGTCCTTCCGCCCGACAAGGCCTGGGGCCTGTGGGTGTCGCGGCGCATCGTGGCAAGCGTCATGGAGACCTTCGGCCCCAGCCTGTCCGGCGTCACCATCGACCACATCGACGACACCCTGCCCGACGGCCGCCGCGTGCTCGGAGACTGGATCACCACCACGGCATCCGACACCGAGTCAGTCATCTACTACCTGCACGGCAGCGGCTACGCGGTGTGCTCGGCACACACCCACCGACGCCTGGCCGGCTGGCTGTCGAGACTGACCGGCCTGCCGGTGTTCTGCCCCGACTACCGACTGGCGCCACAGCACCCGTTCCCGGCGGCCGCCGACGACATCCACGCCGGCTGGGACTGGCTGCGCACCGTCCGCGGCGCGAATCACATAGTCGTCGCCGGCGATTCAGCAGGAGGGCACCTGGCAGTGGATCTCGTGCTGCACCACGGCGCCGCCCACCCCACAGCCTTGGTGTTGTTCTCCCCGCTGGTCGACCTGACCTTCGCCCGGGCCCGCACCCGGGAACGGCTGAGGCCCGACCCGGCGATCCGCTCTGCCGATGCCGCGCGCCTGGTGGCGATGTATTGGCAGGGAATGGATTCCACACATCCTCGCCTGTGTCACGATCTGACCGGCCGCGCCGACCTGCCACCCCTGCTGATCCAAGCAGGTGGCACCGAGATGCTGGCCGCCGACGCCCACCACCTGGCGCAGAACTGGAGCGGTGACTGCCGACTGCAGGTTTGGCCCGACCAGGTGCACGTCTTCCAAGCGCTGCCCCGTCTGACGCCCGAGGCCAGACCCGCCATGCAGGAGGTCGCGAGCTTCATCCGAGACGCCTTGGCCCACAACACCGTCGACAGCATTGCGGGGTGA